A region of Micromonospora chokoriensis DNA encodes the following proteins:
- a CDS encoding winged helix-turn-helix transcriptional regulator has translation MEDLRDDRDSWSTANCSVARAMDIVGSRSTVLIMREALLGTRRFDDFVRRVGVGEPAMAARLKEMVAANLLERIPYREPGQRTRHEYQLTRKGRELLPVITALRNWGDTWAADEAGPSVTSTHRNCGEPVRAVLRCAAGHDVESGDIDINTGPGAIRRV, from the coding sequence ATGGAAGACCTACGAGACGATCGCGACTCCTGGTCGACTGCGAACTGCTCGGTGGCCCGGGCGATGGACATCGTGGGCAGCAGGTCGACCGTCCTGATCATGCGCGAGGCGCTGCTCGGCACGCGCCGCTTCGACGACTTCGTCCGCCGGGTGGGCGTCGGCGAGCCCGCCATGGCCGCCCGCCTCAAGGAGATGGTCGCCGCCAACCTGCTCGAACGGATCCCCTACCGGGAGCCGGGGCAGCGCACCCGCCACGAGTACCAACTCACCCGCAAGGGCCGCGAACTCCTGCCCGTGATCACCGCACTGCGCAACTGGGGCGACACCTGGGCCGCCGACGAGGCCGGCCCGTCCGTCACCTCCACCCACCGCAACTGCGGAGAGCCGGTACGCGCAGTGCTCCGCTGCGCAGCCGGCCACGACGTGGAGAGCGGCGACATCGACATCAACACCGGGCCGGGAGCCATCCGACGCGTCTGA
- a CDS encoding MFS transporter: MPVTTNTTAPAAAAPAIARPSLRGSRPMTLIATCLGAMITFLQITATVSALTTIQRDLRIDPTTVIWIPSAYTLVVASMVLSAATLGSRYGRRRMFGAGVIAMIVGGAVVAGAPTAAWVIVGQLVAGLGGALILPNSLAILGATFTDPHQRTEVITAWSAASGIGLAVGPLIAGALLQHYQWHSVYLSTIVLGVVTLVVAAVGVAESRPSAARLDVPGLLLGTVAIAAAVYAMIQGGKDGYTSPVLVVAWVVAAAALVGFVLVELRAGVPMLDVRLFRNRSFSAVMVVAAVSLFGFTGVAILLVLFHERAQTLSPLDTGWRMLALFGVYVVAAFGAGRLIRRTGFKAPLTAGLVLGALASFGLAAQGPTTPFGQRWPLLALFGAASAMVVAPATAAALASVAPAQAGMASGAVNAARQVGSVIGSSLLGTLLTTTMLADLPDRLAAHQVGEPTRTAVQAAVVTGATGDQSLPDPVRSALAEALTSGVQAGLRINGIVFLVTAVLALTVIRNRPHEH, encoded by the coding sequence ATGCCAGTGACCACCAACACCACGGCCCCGGCCGCAGCCGCGCCGGCCATCGCGCGGCCGTCGCTCCGCGGCTCTCGCCCGATGACCCTGATCGCCACGTGTCTGGGCGCGATGATCACGTTCCTGCAGATCACCGCGACGGTTTCCGCCCTGACGACCATCCAGCGTGACCTTCGGATCGATCCCACCACCGTGATCTGGATCCCCAGCGCCTACACCCTGGTCGTGGCGAGCATGGTGCTGTCCGCCGCCACGCTGGGCAGTCGCTACGGACGGCGGCGCATGTTCGGCGCCGGCGTCATCGCCATGATCGTTGGCGGTGCCGTGGTAGCCGGTGCACCCACTGCGGCCTGGGTGATCGTCGGGCAGTTGGTCGCCGGCCTCGGAGGGGCCCTGATCCTGCCCAACAGCCTCGCGATCCTCGGCGCGACCTTCACCGACCCGCATCAGCGCACCGAGGTCATCACCGCGTGGTCCGCGGCCTCCGGCATCGGGCTCGCGGTCGGCCCGCTCATCGCCGGTGCGCTGCTACAGCACTACCAGTGGCACAGCGTCTACCTGTCGACGATCGTGCTGGGCGTGGTCACCCTCGTCGTCGCCGCCGTCGGAGTGGCCGAGTCCCGGCCGAGTGCGGCCCGACTCGACGTACCCGGGCTGCTGCTCGGCACCGTCGCCATCGCCGCCGCCGTCTACGCGATGATCCAGGGTGGCAAGGACGGCTACACCAGCCCGGTGCTGGTGGTCGCCTGGGTGGTGGCGGCCGCGGCGCTCGTCGGGTTCGTGTTGGTCGAGCTGCGCGCCGGCGTGCCGATGCTCGACGTACGGCTGTTCCGGAACAGGTCGTTCAGCGCCGTCATGGTCGTCGCCGCGGTGTCGTTGTTCGGCTTCACCGGCGTGGCCATCCTGCTGGTCCTGTTCCACGAGCGCGCGCAGACGCTCAGCCCGCTGGACACCGGTTGGCGGATGCTGGCGCTGTTCGGTGTCTACGTGGTTGCGGCCTTCGGCGCCGGGCGGCTGATCCGTCGTACCGGATTCAAGGCGCCCCTCACCGCCGGTCTCGTCCTCGGTGCTTTGGCCAGCTTCGGGCTGGCCGCCCAGGGCCCGACCACCCCGTTCGGCCAGCGTTGGCCACTGCTCGCGCTGTTCGGCGCAGCCAGTGCAATGGTGGTGGCCCCGGCCACGGCGGCGGCGTTGGCCAGCGTCGCGCCCGCCCAGGCGGGCATGGCCTCCGGCGCGGTCAACGCCGCCCGCCAGGTGGGCTCGGTGATCGGCTCGTCCCTACTGGGAACGCTGCTCACCACCACGATGCTGGCCGACCTCCCGGACCGGCTCGCCGCCCACCAGGTGGGGGAGCCGACCCGTACGGCCGTGCAGGCGGCGGTGGTCACCGGTGCCACCGGCGACCAGTCACTGCCCGACCCGGTCCGGTCGGCGCTGGCCGAGGCGCTGACCTCTGGCGTCCAGGCGGGTCTGCGGATCAACGGCATCGTCTTCCTGGTGACCGCAGTGCTCGCGCTCACCGTGATCCGTAACCGGCCCCACGAACACTAG